The DNA region CCCTGCACTATCTGATCTTCGACGGCGTTCTGGAGCGCCATCCGAAACTCAAGATATTCGCCATGCATGGCGGCGGCTATCTCGGCGCCTATTCAGGCCGCATCGATCATGCCTGGGGCGCACGCTCCGACTGCCACGGCAACCTGCCCAAGCCGCCGACGACCTATCTCAAGCAGGTCTATGTCGACACCGTCGTCTTCACGCCCGATCAGCTCGAGGCGCTGGTGAAGACCTTCGGCGTCGAGCATGTCATCATGGGCACGGACTACCCGTTCGACATGCTCGAATACGACCCGATCGGGCATCTCAACTCCGTCGAGAGCTTCGACGACTGGACGCGGGCGGAGCTTGCCGGCGGCAACATCCGCAAGGTACTGGGGTTGTAAGCCTCTCCACGGTCATGCGCGGGCTTGCCCCCCGCATCCATGATGATCTGCCGCGAACGAGAGCCGCTCGTACGGCCTTACGCGCGGCACAGCCTTATGGATTGCCGGGTCATAAGGGCGTTCACTCCCGTCTTCGACGGGCTATGCCCGGCAATGACCGCGCAACATATGCTTCGTCAATCAGCACTCCGACTGTCATGCCCCGCGAAAGCGGGGCATCCAGCAAACACAAGCGCCTCGGATACCCACAAACCCCGCGGCGTACTGGATCGCCCGCCTGCGCGGGCGATGACAGAGGCAAAGAGGCCCAAGCACCGCGCGCAAAGGCATCCGCGTAGATTACGCGTGCAGAAAATCCAGCGTCGCCGTCTCCTTGATCACCGCCTTGTTGGTGCTGTGACGGCCGGCGCGCGCCTGCTCTTCCTCGGTACGCGTCGCCTGCAAATACGAGCCGAGGTGGCGGGCGTAATTGATGATGCGATGGTTCTCGGCAAGACGGGCGCGCTCGAAACGCTTGAGCGCGGCAGGAACGTCGGCCTCTTGCGTCAACGCATCGGTCAATGCGCCGGCGTCGTCCGCCGCCTTGGCGACGCCCGCGCCGACGTGCGGCCGCGCGACGAAAGCGGCGTCGCCGAGTATGGCGACACGGCCGAACGCCATCTGCGACGATTCCAGATCGTAGATCGGCTGCAGGATCGGCTCCTTGATCAGACGAACGATCTGTCTGAGCTGCGGCGCCAGCAGCCGCTCCGCCGCGTCATGCATTTCGGCAATCGCGTCGCGGCGAATGAGCGGCGGCGGAATCGAGATCGCATGCGTCACGCCACGGTCGTCCGTGAGCAGCCACTTCAGCTTCGAGGCCTCGTCGGCCGGCCGGTACCAGATGACGTTGTAACGGCGATGGCCTGGCCGCACGTCGTTGTCCGGACCGGCTACCGGATAGCCGAGGAACTGTTCGCCCGGCGGCAGACCGAACGCCATGAAGGCGAAGACCTCGCGATGCACGTCTGGCGGAAAATCGTGCTCATGCAGCAGCGCGCGCCAAGCGGTGTAGCCGGCGTAGCGGGGGCCGACGTCGGGCAGACATTGCCCGCGCACGGTCGACCGAATGCCGTCGGCGCCGACCAGCAGGTCGGCCGACACCGTTTCGCCATTCGAAAAATAAGCGGTAACGGCCTGCGGCGTCTGGGCAAGGGTGGCGAGGCCCCGGCCCCGATGATAGTGCGCCGCCGGAAAAGCGTCGCGCAGCAGCCGATAAACGCGCTCCCACGCCGTCGTGACCTGGGGACACGCGAACTCCTCGACCACCTCACCAGTCCGATCGAGAATCTTGCGGCCGACGATGTGCACGCCGAGCCCCTCGGTCGGCAATCCGAGCCCTTTCAGCCGCTCAATGAGTTCCGGCTGCGCCACAATCCCCGCGCCCCGACCGGACAGCTCGGTTTCGACGCGTTCAAAAATGTCGACGTCCCAACCACTGCGACGCAGCAACAGGCCTGTCAGCAGGCCGCTCATCGAGCCGCCGATAATGACCGCGCGCCTCGAACCGGATTCGGGCATTGGCGTTTCCTCGACTTGTTGTTGCTGCTATTATTGTACACATCAAAAGGAAATGCACTGGAGGAAATACCATGGCCATGACCATGATCGACAAGGCGGCCGAGGCGAAAAGCAAGGCCGACTGGCCCGCCGACATCGCCGCCGAATTCGCGCGCGAGGCGAAGAATCCCAATCCGTGCGTCGGCTCGACGTTGCTGTCGGAGAACGAGCGCACGCGCGTCTGGATCATCCGTCTGGCGCCGGGCGAGCGCATCGGTTTCCATCGCCACGTGCTCGATTACTTCTGGACGTCGGTCTCGGGCGGACGCGGCCGCCAGCACGTGCATGACGGCACCACCGTCGAGTACACCTATGTACCGGGCGAAACCCGCCACGAGACCTATGGCCTCGGCGAGTTCAAGGTGCACGATCTCGAAAATCTCGGCGACCGCGAGATGGTGTTCATGACGGTCGAGTTCAAAGACAGCGCCAACAAGCCGTTGCCCTTGCCATCGACAGTGCAGCGTCAGGCGGCGTGAGCGTACAGGTAACGCACGTCGCGATGAGCTGAAATCATCCATCGCATTTTGGTGTCGTCCCCGCGAAAGCGGGGACCCATAGGCCGTGCCCTCTCGATATACGGTGGCGTATGGGTCCCGGGTCTCCTGCGCAAGCGCTCGGTCGCCCGGGACGACAGACACGTCGCCTCTCAAACTTCAAACAATCAGAAACCGACAGCCCTTCGGCTCCAGCACGACGCAAGTCAATCGTCCCGTCCTCACGGCGCCGGTGTCGATATTGATGCGGTTGCTCATGACTTCCGGCACCGGCACCGGCGTATGGCCGTGCACGACGATCTTGCCGAAGCTCGCCGTCGAGGTGAGAAACTCGTTGCGGATCCACATCAGGTCCACATCGCGCTGGGCATCGAGCGGTATGCCCGGCCGCACGCCGGCATGGCACAGAAAATAACCGCCGAAGCTGAACGAACACCGCATCGCCTTTAGAAAGCTGCCGTGCGATGGCGGCATCGCGCGGCGCAGACGCTCGGCCACCTGAATGTCGTTGCGGCCGATCAGCGGCGTGCGCGCCGCGACGCCGTACGACCGCAACGTCTCCGCGCCGCCCTGGCTGCGCCAGTGCCGTCCCGCTTCCGGATCAACGAGAAAGTCGACGAGCATCGCCTCGTGGTTGCCGCGCAGCGCGACGTAAGGCGTCGGAAACGGATTGGCGGCCAGCCGCTCGATCACGCCGCACGAGTCCGGTCCGCGGTCGACATAGTCGCCCAAAGTGACGGTCAGCGCATCGCTGCCATGCGCGTCCACGTCGCGCCGGATCGCGGCGATGGCGCGGTCGAGCAGATCGAGCCGGCCGTGAATGTCGCCGATCGCGTAAATCCGGGTGTTCTCGGTCGGAATGGTCCGCTCTCCGCAGTGCTCCGCCGCCCTCGGGTGGCGCGAATGCCGTGCGCGGCGCCTTAGCCTATGTTATTCGGAACTGCCAGTTTTTGTCGGGTCAATCATAGAACGTTATCGAAATGTCGGGTTCCGCTATTGCCGGTGCCGGCGGCCTTGCGCCGCGGGCACGCATCATCCTCTCCTTGCTTCTCCTCTGGCTCGTGGGCAATACCCTGCGGCTCACCATTCTCGCGGTGCCGCCGGTCCTCCCGCTCATCCACGACGAGCTCAATCTCAACGCCACGCAGATCGGCATTCTCACCGGCCTGCCATCGATGCTGCTGGCGGTCGCCGCCGTGCCGGGCTCGCTGTTGATCGCGCGGCTCGGGCTGCGCACGGCGCTGATCGT from Pseudolabrys taiwanensis includes:
- a CDS encoding FAD-dependent monooxygenase, whose protein sequence is MPESGSRRAVIIGGSMSGLLTGLLLRRSGWDVDIFERVETELSGRGAGIVAQPELIERLKGLGLPTEGLGVHIVGRKILDRTGEVVEEFACPQVTTAWERVYRLLRDAFPAAHYHRGRGLATLAQTPQAVTAYFSNGETVSADLLVGADGIRSTVRGQCLPDVGPRYAGYTAWRALLHEHDFPPDVHREVFAFMAFGLPPGEQFLGYPVAGPDNDVRPGHRRYNVIWYRPADEASKLKWLLTDDRGVTHAISIPPPLIRRDAIAEMHDAAERLLAPQLRQIVRLIKEPILQPIYDLESSQMAFGRVAILGDAAFVARPHVGAGVAKAADDAGALTDALTQEADVPAALKRFERARLAENHRIINYARHLGSYLQATRTEEEQARAGRHSTNKAVIKETATLDFLHA
- a CDS encoding metallophosphoesterase family protein, whose product is MPTENTRIYAIGDIHGRLDLLDRAIAAIRRDVDAHGSDALTVTLGDYVDRGPDSCGVIERLAANPFPTPYVALRGNHEAMLVDFLVDPEAGRHWRSQGGAETLRSYGVAARTPLIGRNDIQVAERLRRAMPPSHGSFLKAMRCSFSFGGYFLCHAGVRPGIPLDAQRDVDLMWIRNEFLTSTASFGKIVVHGHTPVPVPEVMSNRINIDTGAVRTGRLTCVVLEPKGCRFLIV